A region from the Medicago truncatula cultivar Jemalong A17 chromosome 6, MtrunA17r5.0-ANR, whole genome shotgun sequence genome encodes:
- the LOC112422818 gene encoding uncharacterized protein: MTQDHHKLSYNVICESVKSLLHMDTSITVKVIIAHIREKFNYTVSYRKAWRARNKAIESIYGNWEESYQELPQWLLVMEKDLPGTIIDFQTVPSTEVVNEIVFKRLFWAFRLCILGFKFCKPIVQIDATWLYGKYKGTLLLAVAQDGNNKIFPIAFAIVEGETKEAWSFFLKNLRQHVTPQENICLISDRHVSIKSAYDDPQNGWHGAPTSHVYCVRHIAQNFMRSFKDGELKKKVEGMGYAMNIPTFEYYRSEIAVVDRKALAWVENIPKQKWTQSHDDGRRWGHMTSNLVESQNNVYKGIRGLPITAIVKASYYRLAALFAKRGHEAAARVNSGEPFSENNMKYLRNEVIKSNSHHVTQFDRDRYTFSVRETINHREGLPKGEYKVDLQNKWCDCGRFRALHLPCSHVIAACSSFCHDYKTFVDNKFTNECVYAVYNIHFDVVHHQTYWPNYEGLKVVPDKSMCRAKKGRPPITRIRTEMDDVETERRCGICRMPGHSRKDCINIRHQ; encoded by the exons ATGACGCAAGATCATCACAAACTTAGTTACAATGTGATATGTGAAAGTGTTAAGTCACTTCTACATATGGATACTTCAATTACAGTGAAGGTTATAATTGCACACATCCGAGAGAAGTTTAATTACACAGTTTCATACAGAAAGGCATGGAGAGCAAGGAATAAGGCGATTGAATCAATTTATGGTAATTGGGAGGAGTCTTATCAAGAACTACCACAGTGGTTGCTGGTCATGGAAAAAGATTTGCCAGGAAcaataattgattttcaaaCAGTCCCATCAACAGAAGTGGTAAATGAGATTGTCTTCAAGCGTCTCTTTTGGGCCTTTCGTCTGTGCATCTTAGGTTTCAAATTCTGCAAACCCATTGTCCAAATTGACGCAACTTGGTTGTATGGCAAATACAAAGGAACATTGTTGTTAGCTGTTGCGCAAGATGGGAACAACAAGATATTTCCCATTGCTTTTGCAATCGTGGAAGGCGAGACCAAGGAGGCTTGGAGTTTCTTTTTGAAGAATCTAAGGCAGCATGTCACCCCACAGGAGAACATATGCCTCATTTCTGATAGACATGTGTCGATAAAGAGCGCGTATGATGATCCACAGAATGGATGGCACGGTGCTCCGACAAGCCATGTGTATTGTGTCCGACACATTGCACAAAACTTTATGAGATCATTCAAGGATGGGGAACTTAAGAAGAAAGTTGAAGGCATGG GTTACGCCATGAACATCCCTACATTCGAATATTACCGTTCTGAAATTGCTGTTGTAGACCGAAAGGCTTTAGCATGGGTCGAAAATATTCCCAAACAAAAGTGGACTCAATCACATGACGATGGTCGACGATGGGGCCATATGACAAGTAACTTGGTAGAGTCACAAAACAACGTGTATAAGGGTATTCGAGGACTCCCGATCACAGCTATTGTGAAAGCATCATATTACAGGTTGGCGGCCTTGTTTGCTAAAAGAGGACATGAGGCAGCGGCAAGGGTAAATTCTGGTGAGCCATTCTCAGAAAACAACATGAAATATCTGAGGAATGAGGTGATTAAATCCAACAGTCATCATGTCACTCAGTTTGATCGGGATCGGTATACCTTTTCCGTCCGTGAAACCATCAACCATAGAGAAGGATTACCAAAGGGAGAATACAAGGTAGACCTGCAAAATAAATGGTGTGATTGTGGACGATTCAGAGCGTTACACCTACCATGCTCACATGTCATTGCCGCTTGTTCTAGCTTTTGTCATGACTACAAGACTTTTGTCGATAACAAATTCACGAATGAGTGTGTATACGCCGTATACAACATCCACTTCGACGTGGTTCACCACCAGACATATTGGCCTAATTATGAAGGACTGAAGGTGGTTCCCGACAAGTCTATGTGTAGGGCAAAGAAAGGTCGTCCACCAATTACTCGCATTAGGACCGAAATGGACGATGTGGAAACTGAGAGAAGATGCGGCATTTGTAGGATGCCTGGTCATTCCCGCAAAGATTGCATTAATATTAGACATCAGTAG